The proteins below come from a single Nostoc sp. KVJ3 genomic window:
- a CDS encoding NHLP bacteriocin system secretion protein, producing MVFSRDKNKEGIFRQESLERLSSPERLDQLMQVLAPKDWLALTVFGSLAILGLGWSIVGRIPITVEGRGIFLQPRQVVEFQSSIAGQLKSLNVNNGQCVKKDQVLATIDPVSLREQLRLAKGKLVQLQGQAQDASLISSQRMQSEKSTIATSQASLQQRLQDAQALTPILKAKGLNAISQQRLSLQQRLQEAQAFAPTLKTRGLTAIQQQRISLQQRLKDVQTLVPVLEQRLQKRRQLASAGGISTDSVLEIEQQYKQGVQNVAELQAQLKQLDLTETQTQQSYQQNFNSIGELQAQLQELELQSVKTEREYLENMRSTNEIQAQLEELKTKSKRLEQETLETSSQRNKEIQEVNRDIMRLEQQVTENSQILSPQDGCILELTASLGQVVQPGSRLGNMRVGNEERLGLAMAYFPIKDGKQIKPEMPISITPDTVQRERFGGIVGKVNAVSSLPVSAEGTVALIGNAEVVKNLMGETGAAIQITANLQTDDSNTSGYKWSSSKGPNSKITPGTTATIRVTVEERSPITFLLPFLRELAGMK from the coding sequence ATGGTTTTCAGTCGGGATAAGAACAAAGAAGGTATTTTTCGCCAAGAATCTTTAGAGCGTTTGTCTTCGCCAGAGCGTTTAGACCAATTGATGCAGGTACTTGCGCCTAAAGATTGGTTAGCTCTTACGGTTTTTGGTAGTTTGGCAATTTTAGGTTTGGGATGGAGCATTGTCGGTCGCATTCCTATCACCGTCGAAGGTCGGGGTATTTTCTTACAACCCCGACAAGTTGTGGAATTTCAATCTTCTATTGCTGGGCAATTAAAATCTTTAAATGTCAATAACGGACAGTGCGTCAAGAAAGATCAAGTGCTGGCAACTATTGATCCGGTTTCTCTGCGAGAACAATTACGATTGGCTAAAGGAAAGCTGGTTCAGTTGCAAGGACAAGCTCAGGATGCTTCATTAATATCTAGCCAGAGGATGCAGTCGGAAAAAAGTACGATCGCCACTTCCCAAGCGAGTCTACAACAACGTTTGCAAGATGCTCAAGCATTAACTCCAATTCTCAAAGCGAAAGGGTTAAATGCCATCTCTCAACAAAGATTGAGTTTACAACAACGCTTACAAGAGGCTCAAGCATTCGCTCCAACATTAAAAACCAGGGGATTAACTGCGATCCAACAACAGCGAATCAGTTTACAACAACGCTTAAAAGATGTTCAAACTTTAGTTCCTGTACTTGAACAAAGACTTCAGAAACGCCGCCAACTTGCATCAGCCGGAGGAATATCCACAGACTCAGTTTTAGAAATAGAACAACAATACAAACAGGGAGTCCAAAATGTTGCTGAACTACAAGCACAGTTGAAACAACTCGATTTAACTGAAACTCAAACTCAGCAAAGTTACCAACAAAACTTTAACTCAATCGGCGAATTACAAGCGCAGTTGCAAGAGTTGGAGCTACAAAGTGTGAAAACTGAGCGCGAATATTTAGAGAATATGCGCTCTACAAATGAAATTCAAGCACAATTAGAGGAATTGAAAACGAAATCTAAACGTTTAGAACAAGAAACTCTAGAAACTTCTAGTCAGAGGAATAAAGAAATCCAAGAAGTTAACCGAGACATCATGAGACTAGAGCAACAAGTAACCGAAAATAGTCAAATTTTAAGTCCTCAAGATGGCTGTATTTTAGAATTAACTGCTAGCTTAGGTCAGGTGGTGCAGCCTGGCAGTCGTTTGGGAAATATGAGAGTTGGTAATGAGGAAAGATTAGGTTTAGCAATGGCTTATTTTCCCATTAAAGATGGCAAGCAAATAAAGCCAGAAATGCCGATTTCAATTACTCCAGATACGGTACAGAGAGAGCGATTTGGCGGGATTGTCGGCAAAGTTAATGCTGTTTCTTCTCTACCTGTCAGCGCAGAAGGAACTGTTGCACTCATCGGTAATGCAGAAGTAGTAAAAAATCTCATGGGTGAGACTGGAGCCGCTATTCAAATTACGGCTAATTTGCAAACCGACGATAGCAATACTAGCGGCTACAAATGGTCTTCTTCCAAAGGGCCCAACTCGAAAATTACACCAGGAACGACAGCAACTATCCGAGTGACGGTAGAAGAGCGATCGCCAATTACTTTCTTACTACCATTTCTCCGAGAACTGGCTGGTATGAAATAA